The following coding sequences are from one Argopecten irradians isolate NY unplaced genomic scaffold, Ai_NY scaffold_0023, whole genome shotgun sequence window:
- the LOC138311438 gene encoding uncharacterized protein, protein MAEGDCSKIATNRRATNHNEQQGEDFLKELRKCGEKSNKDTVWRILQKTIDVLETEVLAVPQKNRIEILFENYPVFKNPIHLVQHLANILPEATLMKVRQNLRTATETILDYLFSKNMVNVSRSALIDDEVKTLVAFVHLPKIGGKLSLHHTPIHAVKNEDLPDQVAAEHKPRGSARRLLCC, encoded by the exons atggcggaaggTGATTGTAGTAAAATTGCAACAAatcgtcgag cAACAAATCATAATGAACAACAAGGGGAGGATTTTTTGAAAGAGCTAAGGAAGTGTGGAGAAAAATCCAACAAAGATACTGTTTGGAGAATTCTTCAAAAAACAATAGATGTTTTGGAGACAGAGGTTCTCGCTGTTCCCCAGAAAAATAGAATTGAAATTCTGTTTGAAAACTATCCAGTTTTCAAAAATCCCATTCAT CTGGTCCAGCACCTGGCAAATATTCTGCCGGAGGCAACTTTGATGAAGGTGCGACAAAACTTGAGAACAGCAACAGAAACAATTTTGGATTATCTATTCTCCAAAAATATGGTCAATGTCTCCAGGAGTGCGTTGatagatgatg aaGTCAAAACTCTTGTGGCATTCGTCCATCTGCCAAAGATTGGAGGAAAGCTGTCACTACACCACACTCCAATTCATGCTGTGAAG AATGAAGACCTACCCGACCAAGTGGCAGCAGAACATAAACCCAGAGGTTCGGCCAGAAGACTACTCTGTTGTTGA